In a genomic window of Bradyrhizobium ontarionense:
- a CDS encoding PleD family two-component system response regulator encodes MSARILVVDDVPANVKLLEARLSAEYFDVLTASNGAEALQICQRAECDIILLDVMMPDMDGFEVCRRLKSNPATHFIPVVMVTALDSPSDRVRGLEAGADDFLTKPVSDVVLIARVRSLTRLKMMTDELRMRALTSIEIGVQAPERNAVADAGRGGRVLLVDDRPSSYERLGPMLATEHAVDVEPNPAEAVFNAADGNYDLVIVSLDLDDFDGLRLCSQLRSLERTRQVPILAIADAENNSRLLRGLEIGVNDYLLRPVDKNELLARVRTQIRKRRYTDHLRDNVQNSIEMAITDALTGLHNRRYMETHLATLADQAASRGKPLALMMLDIDYFKSINDNYGHDAGDDVLREFAMRVRKSIRGIDLACRYGGEEFVIVMPETDLHVASMVAERLRRSVANEPFSVHKGEKRIEVTISIGLSTLEQKGEPVADVMKRADTALYRAKNEGRNRAVAIPPTHQPSLLPQAAGRGR; translated from the coding sequence GTGTCCGCGCGCATTCTTGTCGTCGACGACGTCCCGGCCAACGTCAAGCTGCTGGAGGCGCGGCTGTCGGCGGAGTATTTCGACGTGCTGACCGCCTCGAACGGCGCCGAGGCGCTGCAGATCTGCCAGCGCGCCGAATGCGACATCATCCTGCTCGACGTGATGATGCCGGACATGGACGGCTTCGAGGTCTGCCGCCGGCTGAAGTCGAATCCGGCCACGCATTTCATTCCGGTCGTGATGGTGACGGCGCTCGACAGTCCCTCGGATCGCGTGCGCGGGCTGGAGGCGGGGGCCGACGACTTCCTGACCAAGCCGGTGTCCGACGTCGTGCTGATCGCGCGCGTGCGGTCGCTGACGCGTCTGAAGATGATGACGGACGAGCTGCGCATGCGCGCGCTGACCTCGATCGAGATCGGCGTGCAGGCGCCCGAGCGCAACGCGGTGGCCGACGCCGGCAGGGGCGGGCGGGTTCTGCTGGTCGACGACCGGCCGTCGTCCTACGAGCGGCTCGGGCCGATGCTCGCGACCGAGCATGCCGTCGATGTCGAGCCCAATCCCGCCGAGGCCGTCTTCAATGCGGCCGACGGCAACTACGACCTCGTGATCGTGTCGCTTGATCTCGACGATTTCGACGGCCTGAGGCTGTGCAGCCAGCTGCGCTCGCTGGAGCGCACGCGGCAAGTCCCGATCCTGGCCATTGCCGATGCCGAGAACAATTCGCGGCTGCTGCGCGGGCTCGAGATCGGCGTCAACGACTATCTGTTGCGGCCGGTCGACAAGAACGAGCTCCTGGCGCGCGTGCGCACCCAGATCCGCAAGCGCCGCTATACCGATCACCTGCGTGACAACGTGCAGAACTCGATCGAGATGGCGATCACCGATGCGCTGACCGGCCTGCATAATCGCCGCTACATGGAGACGCATCTGGCGACCTTGGCCGACCAGGCGGCGAGCCGTGGCAAGCCGCTGGCGCTGATGATGCTCGACATCGACTACTTCAAGTCGATCAACGACAATTACGGCCACGATGCCGGCGACGACGTGCTGCGCGAGTTCGCGATGCGCGTGCGCAAGTCGATCCGCGGCATCGATCTCGCCTGCCGCTATGGCGGCGAGGAGTTCGTGATCGTGATGCCCGAGACCGATCTGCACGTCGCCAGCATGGTCGCGGAGCGGCTGCGGCGCTCGGTCGCCAACGAGCCGTTCTCGGTCCACAAGGGCGAGAAGCGGATCGAGGTGACGATATCGATCGGGCTGTCGACGCTCGAGCAGAAGGGCGAGCCGGTCGCCGACGTGATGAAGCGCGCCGACACGGCGCTGTATCGCGCCAAGAACGAAGGCCGCAACCGCGCCGTCGCGATCCCGCCGACGCATCAGCCGTCGCTCCTGCCGCAGGCCGCCGGCCGCGGCCGCTGA
- a CDS encoding response regulator has protein sequence MGKTVLIVEDNELNMKLFRDLLEAHGYQTSGTSSGVEALDIVRRTRPDLILMDIQLPQVSGLEVTRWIKDDPELRAIPVVAVTAFAMKGDEERIREGGCEAYLSKPISVGKFIETVRRFIG, from the coding sequence ATGGGAAAGACCGTCCTGATCGTGGAGGACAATGAGCTCAATATGAAGCTCTTTCGCGATCTGTTGGAAGCGCATGGGTACCAGACGTCCGGTACCTCCAGTGGCGTGGAGGCGCTCGACATCGTGCGCCGCACGCGGCCCGACCTGATCCTGATGGACATCCAGCTGCCCCAGGTGTCGGGCCTGGAGGTCACGCGCTGGATCAAGGACGATCCGGAGTTGCGCGCGATCCCGGTGGTTGCGGTGACGGCATTTGCGATGAAGGGCGATGAGGAGCGCATCCGCGAGGGTGGCTGCGAAGCCTATCTTTCGAAGCCGATCTCGGTCGGAAAATTCATTGAAACGGTAAGACGCTTTATCGGCTAG
- a CDS encoding DUF3572 domain-containing protein yields the protein MKKRAQKPREVAEIVAIQALGFLAGEPERLGRFLAETGIGPETLRSSAADPNFLVSVLDFVLRDDETVKAFAASSKLHPTNIMAARQVLGDLWERDVP from the coding sequence TTGAAAAAGCGTGCTCAAAAACCGCGCGAAGTCGCTGAAATCGTTGCAATTCAGGCACTCGGTTTCCTGGCTGGGGAACCGGAGCGTCTCGGCCGTTTCCTGGCCGAGACCGGAATTGGGCCCGAAACGCTGCGATCCTCGGCCGCCGACCCGAATTTCCTGGTTAGCGTGCTCGATTTCGTCCTGCGCGACGACGAGACCGTAAAGGCTTTTGCCGCCAGCTCCAAGTTACATCCGACCAATATCATGGCTGCAAGGCAGGTATTGGGCGACCTGTGGGAGCGCGACGTGCCGTGA
- a CDS encoding DNA polymerase IV, with protein MTTSAPEGAPRAVTGPTCFCRDCLTDLDAGTRRCTACGSPRLVRHRALPALTLAHIDCDAFYATVEKRDNPDVADRPVIIGGGKRGVVSAACYIARTYGVRSAMPMFKALELCPSAVVIRPDMAKYVRVGREVRLAMQALTPLVEPLSIDEAFLDLSGTERVHGMIPAKVLARFAREVEHNIGITVSVGLSCNKFLAKIASDLDKPRGFATLDQEEARAMLADKPVGFIFGVGPATQQRLAQRGFRTIADLQRADEIELMKQFASDGRRLWRLARGIDERKVVADRGAKTISSETTFDTDIRDYATLEKTLWRLSEKVSSRLKASQLAGSTITLKLKTADFRQRTRSQSIAAPTQLAGKIFSICREMLARETDGTSFRLMGTGVSALRPGSEASDTDMLDRRSASAERAMDALRKKFGQAAVIRGIAYDGPEDTG; from the coding sequence GTGACCACCTCAGCGCCAGAGGGAGCGCCGCGCGCGGTCACCGGGCCGACCTGCTTCTGCCGCGACTGTCTGACGGACCTGGATGCGGGCACACGCCGCTGCACCGCCTGCGGCTCGCCGCGCCTGGTCCGGCATCGCGCGCTGCCCGCGCTGACACTGGCGCATATCGACTGCGACGCCTTCTATGCAACGGTCGAGAAGCGCGACAATCCCGACGTGGCCGACCGTCCCGTCATCATCGGGGGCGGCAAGCGCGGCGTCGTGTCGGCCGCCTGCTACATCGCCCGCACCTACGGCGTGCGTTCGGCGATGCCGATGTTCAAGGCGCTGGAGCTGTGCCCGTCTGCGGTCGTGATTCGCCCCGACATGGCGAAATATGTTCGGGTCGGCCGCGAGGTGAGGCTGGCCATGCAGGCACTGACGCCGCTGGTTGAGCCATTGTCGATCGACGAGGCGTTCCTGGATCTGTCAGGCACCGAACGCGTCCACGGCATGATCCCCGCGAAGGTGCTGGCGCGGTTCGCCCGCGAGGTCGAGCACAACATCGGCATCACCGTGTCGGTCGGCCTGTCCTGCAACAAGTTCCTGGCCAAGATCGCCTCCGACCTCGACAAGCCACGCGGCTTCGCCACGCTGGACCAGGAGGAGGCGCGCGCGATGCTCGCCGACAAGCCGGTCGGCTTCATCTTCGGCGTCGGGCCCGCCACCCAGCAGCGGCTGGCGCAACGCGGCTTCCGCACCATCGCCGACCTGCAGCGCGCCGACGAGATCGAGCTGATGAAGCAGTTTGCGAGCGACGGCCGCAGGCTGTGGCGGCTGGCCCGCGGCATCGACGAGCGCAAGGTCGTGGCCGACCGCGGCGCCAAGACGATTTCCAGCGAGACCACGTTCGACACCGACATCCGCGACTATGCGACCTTGGAAAAAACCTTGTGGCGGCTGTCCGAGAAGGTCTCCTCGCGGCTGAAGGCGAGCCAGCTCGCCGGTTCGACCATCACGCTGAAGCTGAAGACCGCCGATTTCCGCCAGCGCACCCGCTCGCAATCGATCGCGGCGCCCACGCAGCTCGCCGGCAAGATCTTTTCGATCTGCCGCGAGATGCTGGCGCGCGAGACCGACGGCACATCGTTCCGCCTGATGGGCACAGGTGTCAGCGCGCTGCGGCCGGGCTCGGAGGCCTCCGACACCGACATGCTCGACCGCCGCTCGGCCTCAGCCGAGCGCGCAATGGATGCGCTGCGCAAGAAGTTTGGCCAGGCCGCGGTCATCCGCGGCATCGCCTATGACGGCCCGGAGGACACCGGATGA
- a CDS encoding cell envelope integrity EipB family protein: MAHSFRLSMGALAVAAITFGPVQAEAGVPFLPHQALYELSLVKSRGSSPVNSARGRILYNFSGSACNGYTSEFRQVSELDLGEGKVTLSDLRSTAWEDGAGKSYRFKIDSRMNDQASGPVDGIAERTGDHITVKLKQPEAKTFTLDGATVFPTEQIQRIIAAAREGKSLLELSVYDGSDNGEKVYNTLTVIGARVPAEKTIAKPDASTASDEMKAMTRWPVTVSYYDRDAKRAEGEQTPVYAMSFELYENGVSRSLVLDYNDFVIAGALDKFDVKEAKDGKPCGN, encoded by the coding sequence ATGGCTCATTCGTTTCGACTGTCGATGGGAGCGCTGGCCGTCGCGGCGATCACATTCGGTCCGGTGCAGGCCGAGGCCGGGGTGCCGTTCCTGCCGCATCAGGCGCTCTATGAGCTCAGCCTCGTCAAGTCGCGCGGGTCGAGCCCGGTCAACAGCGCCCGCGGCCGCATCCTCTATAATTTCTCCGGCAGCGCCTGCAACGGCTACACCTCCGAATTCCGCCAGGTCTCGGAGCTCGATCTCGGCGAGGGCAAGGTGACCTTGAGCGATCTGCGCTCGACCGCGTGGGAGGACGGCGCCGGCAAGAGCTATCGCTTCAAGATCGACTCGCGGATGAACGATCAGGCGTCCGGCCCGGTCGACGGCATTGCCGAGCGCACCGGCGATCACATCACCGTCAAGCTCAAGCAGCCCGAGGCGAAGACCTTCACGCTCGACGGGGCGACGGTGTTTCCGACCGAGCAGATCCAGCGCATCATCGCCGCCGCGCGCGAGGGCAAGTCGCTGCTCGAGCTGTCGGTCTATGACGGCTCGGACAATGGCGAGAAGGTCTACAATACGCTCACGGTGATCGGAGCGCGCGTGCCGGCCGAGAAGACCATCGCCAAGCCCGATGCCTCCACGGCCAGTGACGAGATGAAGGCCATGACGCGCTGGCCGGTCACCGTCAGCTACTACGACCGCGATGCCAAGCGGGCGGAGGGCGAGCAGACGCCCGTCTATGCCATGTCGTTCGAGCTTTACGAGAACGGCGTCTCCCGGTCGCTCGTGCTCGACTACAATGATTTCGTCATTGCCGGCGCGCTCGACAAGTTCGACGTCAAAGAGGCGAAGGACGGCAAGCCCTGCGGCAACTGA
- a CDS encoding RidA family protein, which yields MVGTVEQNLAAQGITLPQPKAPVANYVPFVRTGNLLFVSGQVCLGADGKMIAAGKLGGGVELEQGYAAAKGCAINLLAQVKAAVGDLDKVVRVVRLGGFINSAPDFLDGPKVMNGASDLMVAAFGDKGRHARTTVGVSSLPSDAAVEVEGVFEVE from the coding sequence ATGGTGGGTACGGTTGAACAGAATCTGGCGGCGCAAGGCATCACTCTGCCGCAGCCCAAGGCGCCGGTGGCCAATTATGTCCCGTTCGTGCGCACCGGCAATCTGCTGTTCGTATCGGGCCAGGTCTGCCTCGGCGCCGATGGCAAGATGATCGCGGCGGGCAAGCTCGGTGGCGGCGTGGAGCTCGAGCAAGGTTACGCCGCGGCGAAAGGCTGCGCGATCAACCTGCTCGCCCAGGTCAAGGCGGCGGTCGGCGATCTCGACAAGGTGGTGCGCGTGGTCCGGCTCGGCGGCTTCATCAATTCGGCGCCCGACTTCCTCGACGGACCGAAGGTCATGAACGGCGCCTCCGACCTGATGGTCGCCGCGTTCGGCGACAAGGGCCGCCACGCCCGCACCACCGTCGGCGTGTCGTCGCTTCCGTCCGATGCCGCGGTGGAAGTGGAAGGCGTCTTCGAGGTTGAATAA
- a CDS encoding glycerophosphodiester phosphodiesterase family protein — MRAPDWLTARPVAHRGLHDAVSGIIENMPAAARAAVAGNFAIECDIQLSADGEAMVHHDYELGRLTEGSGALIDKTAAELKAVRFKQTDERMMTLSDLCSLIAGRVPLVVEVKSTFQGDHRLVKRMAEVLASYSGPVVGMSFDPDQMLALRETMPDLTRGIVAQRTYEDGYWAKLTQAQRDSMLHLKHGFSSQPHFVAYWVQQLPAPAPWIARNVFGCPLLSWTIRTQEQRAIAARHADQMIFEGFSPET; from the coding sequence ATGCGCGCACCTGACTGGCTGACGGCCCGCCCCGTCGCCCACCGCGGCCTGCACGATGCCGTCAGCGGCATCATCGAAAACATGCCGGCTGCCGCGCGCGCGGCCGTGGCCGGCAATTTCGCCATCGAATGCGACATCCAGCTGTCGGCCGATGGCGAGGCGATGGTCCACCACGACTACGAGCTGGGCCGCCTCACTGAAGGCTCCGGCGCCCTCATCGACAAGACGGCGGCCGAGCTGAAGGCGGTCCGGTTCAAGCAGACCGACGAGCGGATGATGACGCTCAGTGACCTCTGCAGCCTGATCGCCGGGCGCGTGCCGCTGGTGGTCGAGGTCAAGAGCACGTTCCAGGGCGACCACCGGCTGGTCAAACGGATGGCCGAGGTGCTCGCCTCCTACTCCGGCCCGGTGGTCGGCATGTCGTTCGATCCGGACCAGATGCTGGCGCTGCGCGAAACCATGCCGGACCTGACGCGCGGCATCGTCGCCCAGCGCACCTATGAGGATGGCTATTGGGCCAAGCTGACCCAGGCGCAGCGCGACAGCATGCTGCATCTGAAGCATGGGTTCAGCTCCCAGCCGCATTTCGTCGCCTATTGGGTTCAGCAGCTGCCCGCGCCTGCGCCGTGGATCGCGCGCAACGTGTTCGGCTGCCCGCTCCTCAGCTGGACCATCCGGACACAAGAGCAGCGCGCGATCGCAGCCCGCCACGCGGATCAGATGATCTTCGAAGGGTTTTCGCCGGAGACGTGA